In a genomic window of uncultured Flavobacterium sp.:
- a CDS encoding TonB-dependent receptor, whose protein sequence is MFFTFFLVLNLFAQDKGKLVPFKKIIIDIERQHQVTFNYTEDLIANLQINPPKKSLSLDQKLQYLARNTNLSFENIGNKFINIYKKDVESKVICGYVFSSSDKKPIENANISLANKNQVSTNSSGYFEFEEQDKNSFLVSHIGFVTKRFIGDNPDPKNCFQILLDPEITQLEEIKTTAILASGISKNNDGSFEIKPKKFGILPGLIEPDALQTMQQIPGVNSLDESVSSINVRGGTHDQNLFLWNGIRMFQTGHFFGLISVFNPNLAHTISIYKNGSSAFYGESVSSVVSISSTPETTEKNSFSAGINMINADVYGKYNLSKKSYIEISARKSITDFVETPTYKEYFNKVFQNTTITDFSEKQNVDYRSDKKFGFYDATLKYAQKIGSKDQLILDLITIKDNLEVFQSATVYDMNKSENNVLRQQNYGGNLSWIRNWNNFNTTKINVYNSSYELLANQKTTMGDQIVIQENTVNNNGLNLENNHIINSKITLNDGYQFNELGISNLEEVTNPDFYRKVKDVLRTHALILEGKYNDTLSRTYFKVGTRINYIEKFKKFIVEPRVQFSYGISKSMNLEFLGEMKSQNSQQIIDLQKDYFGIEKRRWIISNNNTIPIQRSKQLSINLFYKKNDWLLDIENFYKKVTGITTSSQGFQNQLEFVRTTGDYEIWGAEMLVQKRMNHFLTWLSYTYNHNNYHFPDYEIPVFPNNFELMHSVSWAGIYEKNNFKIALGTKWTSGRPKTSPDISQIDLTNPVLIYNRPNNTNLHIFSQVNVSSTYKWETDNGIQYKLGISILNILNRKNEISEYYRMTTLTNSIEEVETFALQRTPNVSFRVSL, encoded by the coding sequence TTGTTTTTTACATTTTTCCTTGTCCTGAATCTTTTTGCTCAGGACAAAGGAAAACTTGTGCCTTTTAAAAAAATCATAATTGACATTGAACGCCAACATCAGGTAACTTTTAATTATACCGAAGATTTAATTGCTAATCTTCAAATAAACCCTCCTAAAAAATCACTTTCGCTAGATCAAAAACTGCAATATCTTGCCAGAAATACCAATTTATCTTTCGAAAATATTGGAAACAAATTCATCAATATTTATAAAAAAGACGTTGAATCTAAAGTAATTTGCGGTTACGTTTTTTCTAGTTCAGATAAGAAACCTATTGAAAATGCTAATATTAGTTTGGCTAATAAAAATCAGGTTTCTACCAATTCCAGCGGTTATTTTGAATTTGAAGAACAAGATAAAAACAGCTTTTTGGTTAGTCACATCGGGTTTGTAACCAAAAGATTTATTGGAGATAATCCTGATCCAAAAAATTGTTTCCAAATATTATTAGATCCCGAAATCACACAACTTGAAGAAATTAAAACAACTGCAATTTTAGCTTCGGGAATTTCGAAGAATAATGATGGATCTTTCGAAATTAAACCGAAGAAATTTGGTATTCTTCCCGGACTTATCGAACCTGACGCTTTGCAAACTATGCAGCAAATTCCGGGCGTAAACAGTCTCGACGAAAGTGTATCGAGTATTAATGTTCGCGGCGGAACTCACGATCAGAATTTATTTTTATGGAACGGAATCCGAATGTTTCAAACGGGACATTTTTTTGGTTTAATATCTGTTTTCAATCCAAATTTGGCACATACTATTTCTATTTATAAAAACGGAAGTTCTGCCTTTTATGGCGAAAGCGTTTCTAGTGTTGTATCAATTTCTTCGACTCCGGAAACTACAGAAAAGAACTCTTTTAGCGCTGGAATAAATATGATTAATGCGGATGTTTATGGAAAATATAATCTTTCGAAAAAGAGTTATATCGAAATTTCGGCACGTAAATCTATTACTGATTTTGTAGAAACGCCTACGTATAAAGAATATTTCAATAAAGTATTTCAAAACACTACAATCACTGATTTTTCGGAAAAGCAAAATGTAGATTATCGAAGTGACAAAAAATTTGGTTTCTACGATGCGACGCTTAAATATGCTCAAAAAATTGGAAGCAAAGATCAATTAATTCTGGATTTAATTACGATTAAAGATAATCTGGAAGTTTTTCAAAGTGCGACAGTTTATGATATGAATAAATCCGAAAACAATGTTTTACGCCAGCAAAATTATGGTGGAAATTTGTCCTGGATAAGAAACTGGAACAACTTTAATACAACTAAAATTAATGTTTACAATTCCTCTTATGAACTTTTGGCAAACCAAAAAACTACGATGGGAGATCAAATTGTAATTCAGGAAAATACGGTAAATAATAACGGCCTTAATCTGGAAAACAATCATATTATTAATTCTAAAATTACTTTGAACGATGGATATCAATTTAACGAATTAGGCATTTCTAACTTGGAGGAAGTTACAAATCCTGATTTCTATCGTAAAGTAAAAGATGTTTTAAGAACTCACGCTTTAATTTTGGAAGGAAAATACAACGATACACTTTCAAGAACTTATTTTAAAGTTGGAACCCGAATAAATTATATCGAAAAATTTAAAAAATTCATTGTAGAACCGCGAGTTCAATTTAGTTATGGCATTAGTAAAAGCATGAATTTAGAATTTCTTGGCGAAATGAAAAGTCAAAATTCACAGCAAATCATTGATTTGCAAAAGGATTATTTTGGTATTGAAAAAAGACGTTGGATTATCTCAAACAACAACACAATTCCTATTCAAAGAAGTAAACAATTGTCTATAAATTTATTTTACAAAAAGAATGACTGGCTTCTTGATATAGAGAATTTTTATAAAAAAGTAACCGGAATTACTACTTCAAGTCAGGGTTTTCAGAATCAGTTAGAGTTTGTTAGAACAACTGGCGATTATGAAATTTGGGGCGCCGAAATGCTTGTTCAAAAAAGAATGAACCACTTTCTAACGTGGTTGAGTTATACGTACAATCATAATAATTATCATTTTCCTGATTACGAAATTCCTGTTTTCCCAAATAACTTCGAGTTAATGCACAGCGTTTCATGGGCGGGAATTTATGAGAAAAATAATTTCAAAATCGCTTTGGGAACAAAATGGACTTCTGGTCGTCCAAAAACTTCTCCGGATATTTCTCAAATTGATCTTACAAATCCTGTTTTGATTTACAACAGACCAAACAATACGAATTTGCATATCTTTTCGCAGGTTAATGTTTCTTCGACTTATAAGTGGGAAACTGATAACGGAATTCAGTACAAATTAGGAATATCAATCCTGAATATCCTTAACAGGAAAAATGAAATTAGCGAATATTATAGAATGACTACTCTAACAAATTCTATAGAAGAAGTTGAAACTTTTGCATTGCA